One window of the Chitinophagales bacterium genome contains the following:
- the fmt gene encoding methionyl-tRNA formyltransferase: MRIVFMGTPEFAVPSLAQLLQAGYDIRAVVTAPDKPAGRGLRVSESAVKKFSLQHQLRVIQPLRLRDEQFLKELTSLQPDLQVVVAFRMLPEPVWSFPPLGTINLHASLLPDYRGAAPINWAIINGEKETGLTTFFIEKEIDTGRIIFQQRMSIGEEETAGELHDRMKIAGAGLVLKTVQAIERGEAPAVPQDPALAIHQAPKLTREMCRIEWTRSANTVFNHIRGLSPYPGAWTLLDGKIFKILRAQKQHVAHAHPPGLFLFQDHELRVAVPDGYILPLEVQLEGKKRLPVGEFLKGYIRQ, translated from the coding sequence ATGCGGATTGTGTTTATGGGTACACCGGAGTTTGCCGTGCCCTCGCTTGCTCAACTTCTGCAGGCAGGTTATGACATCAGGGCGGTGGTCACAGCACCGGATAAGCCGGCAGGCAGGGGGCTTAGAGTGTCTGAATCTGCGGTAAAAAAATTTTCCCTTCAACATCAGCTGCGCGTTATTCAGCCTCTCCGATTGCGTGATGAGCAGTTTCTTAAAGAGCTGACGTCTCTTCAACCAGACCTACAGGTTGTTGTGGCATTTCGCATGCTCCCCGAGCCGGTGTGGAGTTTTCCTCCGCTGGGCACCATCAACCTGCATGCTTCGCTGCTTCCCGATTACAGGGGCGCAGCTCCTATCAACTGGGCAATCATAAACGGTGAAAAAGAAACCGGATTAACTACCTTTTTTATCGAAAAAGAGATTGACACCGGCCGCATTATTTTTCAGCAAAGAATGTCTATTGGAGAGGAGGAAACCGCAGGCGAACTGCATGACAGGATGAAAATTGCGGGAGCCGGGCTGGTACTCAAAACTGTGCAGGCTATTGAACGGGGAGAGGCTCCGGCTGTGCCGCAGGATCCCGCTCTGGCTATCCACCAGGCTCCTAAGCTTACCCGTGAAATGTGTCGCATAGAATGGACCAGGTCGGCAAACACAGTATTTAATCATATCAGAGGTCTTTCACCGTATCCGGGCGCCTGGACCTTATTGGACGGGAAGATTTTTAAAATTCTCAGAGCACAAAAACAGCATGTGGCGCACGCTCATCCTCCGGGCTTGTTTTTATTTCAGGACCACGAACTACGGGTAGCCGTGCCCGATGGGTATATTCTTCCTCTGGAAGTGCAACTGGAAGGGAAAAAGCGCTTGCCCGTGGGCGAATTTCTCAAAGGCTATATCAGGCAGTAA
- the pntAb gene encoding NAD(P) transhydrogenase subunit alpha PntAb, whose amino-acid sequence MEQLLELFYQHREFIFIIILSVFLGVEVISNVPAILHTPLMSGANAIHGVVIIGAIIVMGQAEPENYTALILGFLAVILGTLNVVGGFVVTDRMLEMFKKKEKKK is encoded by the coding sequence ATGGAGCAGCTACTGGAGCTTTTTTATCAGCACCGCGAATTTATCTTCATCATCATACTTTCTGTCTTTCTGGGGGTTGAGGTCATCTCCAACGTTCCGGCAATTCTGCATACTCCGCTCATGTCCGGAGCGAATGCCATTCACGGAGTAGTCATCATAGGCGCCATCATCGTCATGGGGCAGGCTGAGCCTGAAAATTACACCGCATTGATACTGGGTTTTCTTGCCGTTATTCTGGGTACACTCAATGTGGTTGGAGGCTTTGTAGTCACTGACCGCATGCTGGAAATGTTTAAAAAGAAAGAAAAGAAAAAGTAA
- the pntB gene encoding NAD(P) transhydrogenase subunit beta, with protein MSAPLLELSYLLASITFILGLKMLSNPESARRGNAIAAAGMFLAIFATIFLYEDANNQKLGNYVWIFGGMIAGTIIGYLMAKKVKMTAMPQMVSFFNGMGGACAAVISFVEFNHVLHQGTTPSPGLATVMILGLIIGSVSFSGSMIAYGKLEEKIGDKGLPFNQIINLILLGALAVLGVTFILQQPPSPVFLYIILGVSLIYGVLFVMPIGGADMPVVISLLNSFTGMAAAFGGFLYSNQAMLTGGILVGSAGTILTVLMCKAMNRSLMNVIIGSFGGNTAGDKQGSHGTIKEISVSDAAILLSYAQKVAVVPGYGLAVAQAQHVCHELDKLLEEKNVEVFYAIHPVAGRMPGHMNVLLAEADVPYPKLLEMEDANPQFKSTDVVLVIGANDVVNPAAKNDPSSPIYGMPVLEVWEAKNIIVLKRSMGKGYAGIENELFFHPKTRMLFGDAKSSLQNLVAEVKNLS; from the coding sequence ATGTCGGCCCCCTTGTTGGAACTGAGTTACCTCCTGGCATCCATCACATTTATTTTAGGACTTAAGATGCTCAGCAATCCCGAATCCGCCCGCAGGGGGAACGCGATTGCTGCGGCAGGAATGTTTCTTGCCATTTTTGCCACCATCTTCCTTTATGAAGATGCCAACAATCAGAAGCTGGGTAACTATGTCTGGATTTTCGGAGGTATGATAGCCGGAACAATCATCGGCTATCTGATGGCAAAAAAAGTAAAGATGACTGCCATGCCCCAGATGGTTTCCTTCTTTAACGGTATGGGGGGCGCCTGCGCTGCCGTGATTTCCTTTGTAGAGTTTAACCACGTCCTACACCAGGGCACTACCCCCTCTCCGGGACTTGCTACCGTAATGATTCTGGGGCTGATTATCGGAAGTGTTTCTTTCTCCGGCAGCATGATTGCCTATGGCAAGCTGGAAGAAAAAATCGGTGACAAAGGATTGCCTTTCAACCAGATTATCAATCTTATTCTACTGGGCGCTCTCGCAGTGCTCGGGGTGACATTCATACTGCAGCAGCCCCCCTCTCCGGTTTTTCTCTACATTATTCTGGGAGTTTCGCTCATTTATGGGGTGTTGTTTGTTATGCCCATTGGCGGAGCTGACATGCCCGTGGTAATATCTCTGCTCAACTCCTTCACCGGTATGGCAGCAGCCTTCGGAGGGTTTCTTTACAGCAATCAGGCCATGCTGACAGGGGGCATTCTGGTTGGTTCAGCCGGTACGATTCTTACGGTGTTGATGTGCAAAGCCATGAACCGCTCTCTGATGAATGTAATTATCGGCTCTTTTGGTGGCAATACAGCCGGAGATAAACAGGGTTCTCATGGTACAATAAAAGAAATATCGGTCAGTGATGCAGCTATACTTCTCAGCTACGCACAGAAAGTGGCCGTTGTGCCGGGCTACGGTCTGGCTGTAGCACAGGCACAGCATGTATGCCATGAACTGGACAAGCTGCTGGAAGAAAAAAACGTGGAGGTTTTTTATGCTATTCATCCGGTAGCCGGCAGAATGCCCGGACACATGAATGTGCTGCTGGCTGAAGCAGACGTACCCTATCCCAAGCTGCTGGAAATGGAAGATGCCAATCCGCAATTTAAATCAACAGATGTAGTGCTGGTTATCGGTGCCAATGATGTGGTGAATCCGGCTGCCAAAAATGATCCGTCAAGCCCCATATACGGAATGCCTGTGCTGGAAGTGTGGGAGGCTAAGAATATCATCGTTCTCAAACGCAGCATGGGTAAGGGCTATGCCGGCATTGAAAACGAGCTCTTCTTTCATCCCAAAACCCGGATGCTCTTCGGTGACGCCAAAAGCTCTCTCCAGAATCTCGTTGCTGAGGTGAAGAACCTCTCCTGA
- a CDS encoding O-methyltransferase: MKIIGEHLRLAADYLGYRLTAKTRYGIHSPFIFSLMNEVFYDKQKYPAFEQIDRLRERLLKDTTVLPTKEAGAHSKTLSAQRTVQDITRITAVPPKYGQLLFRLVKYFKPHAILELGTGPGISTLYMAMAAPQATCITLEGDPMLAELARKNFADFNLPGLTVREGLLQETLPEALHMLNKVQFVFIDADHRKESLLANLKQCLPFLDTVSVVVLDDINWSVDMKEAWKEIISLPEVIISIDIFRMGILCFRPGIPKQHFKILY, translated from the coding sequence ATGAAAATCATTGGCGAACATCTTCGTCTGGCTGCTGATTATCTCGGATACAGGCTTACTGCCAAAACCCGCTATGGCATACATTCTCCCTTTATTTTTTCGCTGATGAATGAGGTGTTTTATGACAAGCAGAAATATCCGGCTTTTGAACAGATAGATCGGCTCCGGGAGCGGTTGCTCAAGGACACCACGGTGTTGCCCACAAAGGAAGCGGGAGCGCATTCAAAAACATTATCCGCACAGCGAACGGTGCAAGATATCACGCGCATTACTGCAGTGCCTCCGAAGTATGGGCAGCTGCTTTTTCGGCTGGTTAAATACTTTAAGCCGCATGCCATACTGGAATTGGGAACGGGTCCTGGAATAAGCACTCTCTACATGGCTATGGCTGCACCGCAGGCAACATGTATTACCCTGGAAGGAGATCCCATGCTGGCGGAGCTGGCACGGAAAAATTTTGCCGATTTCAATTTGCCGGGTCTCACCGTCAGAGAAGGTCTTTTGCAGGAAACCCTTCCGGAGGCCCTGCACATGCTGAATAAGGTTCAATTTGTGTTCATTGATGCAGACCATCGTAAAGAAAGCCTCCTTGCAAACCTGAAGCAGTGCCTTCCATTTCTTGATACGGTAAGCGTGGTGGTGCTGGATGACATAAACTGGTCGGTTGACATGAAAGAGGCATGGAAAGAAATAATATCCCTGCCGGAGGTGATTATCTCCATAGATATTTTCAGAATGGGCATTTTATGTTTCAGGCCCGGTATACCCAAACAGCATTTCAAAATTCTTTACTGA
- a CDS encoding glycosyl transferase yields the protein MKSVIFTVINDITHDRRMHRICSSLARHGWRVTLVGRLLPDSVPLHNYPFQTERLACFFRRGKLFYLEYNCRLFVKLLFTSADVFAAVDLDTIIPCFIVAALKGKKKMLDAHEYFQEVPEVTGRPFTKKIWELVGRWFIPRADVAITVSESLAEEFYRLYGKRFTVIRNVPLRDEAQEAATSGGEGRFMLYQGALNAGRGLEQLLLAMRHLDIPLKIAGEGDLSEQLRSQAKALGVDTKVEFLGKVAPDKLRALTRQAWLGLNLLENNSLSYYYSLANKFFDYLSCGVPSLTMNFPEYRRINNRYMVSLLLNEPTPEGIVQAVRQLESNPALYDKLQSNALLASKEYHWEKEEQKLLAVMEQV from the coding sequence GTGAAATCCGTAATCTTTACCGTCATCAACGATATTACCCATGACCGCAGAATGCACCGCATCTGCTCTTCTCTGGCGCGGCATGGTTGGCGTGTGACGTTGGTGGGAAGGCTGTTGCCTGATTCGGTGCCTCTGCATAACTATCCGTTTCAGACCGAGCGTCTGGCCTGCTTCTTCCGCAGAGGTAAGTTATTTTACCTGGAATATAATTGCCGTTTGTTTGTGAAACTGTTGTTTACCTCCGCAGATGTATTTGCAGCGGTGGATCTGGACACCATCATTCCCTGTTTTATAGTGGCTGCACTTAAAGGGAAAAAGAAGATGCTGGATGCGCACGAATATTTTCAGGAAGTGCCGGAGGTAACCGGTAGGCCATTTACGAAAAAGATATGGGAGCTTGTCGGGCGATGGTTTATCCCACGGGCTGATGTGGCTATTACGGTAAGTGAAAGCCTCGCTGAGGAGTTTTACCGCCTTTACGGTAAACGCTTTACAGTGATCCGCAATGTGCCTTTACGGGATGAAGCTCAGGAGGCAGCCACCTCAGGGGGGGAGGGGAGATTCATGCTATATCAGGGCGCCCTCAATGCCGGGCGGGGTCTTGAGCAGCTCCTTTTGGCCATGAGGCATTTGGATATACCGCTAAAGATTGCAGGTGAAGGTGACCTTTCGGAGCAGTTGCGCAGCCAGGCAAAGGCTCTGGGGGTAGATACAAAGGTGGAGTTTTTAGGTAAGGTTGCGCCTGATAAGCTCCGGGCACTTACCCGGCAGGCATGGCTGGGTCTCAATCTTCTGGAAAACAATAGCCTGAGTTACTACTATTCTCTTGCAAACAAGTTTTTTGATTACCTCAGCTGTGGAGTACCTTCGTTGACCATGAACTTTCCCGAATACCGCAGGATAAATAACCGCTACATGGTAAGCCTGTTGTTGAATGAGCCGACTCCCGAGGGCATAGTGCAGGCAGTGAGGCAACTGGAAAGCAATCCTGCGCTTTATGACAAATTGCAAAGCAATGCTCTGTTGGCAAGCAAGGAATATCACTGGGAAAAGGAGGAACAAAAGCTTCTAGCTGTCATGGAGCAGGTGTAA
- the pntA gene encoding NAD(P) transhydrogenase subunit alpha, producing MTIGILKESAGEQRVALLPEAVQTLVKMQVQVLTEQQAGAAAFADDESYTQAGAKTVARSVLLRESDVVIGIHPPQPDDIEALREGQVWISIFQPLVNRPLVDKFLAKKITSFSLDMIPRTTRAQAMDILSSMATVAGYKAVITAAYHAPRFFPMFMTAAGSIPPSKVLVLGAGVAGLQAIATSRKLGAVVEAFDVRAAAEEEVKSLGAKFIKVEGARDDASAGGYAVEQTEEFKQKQKQLIHAHALKANVIICTAQIPGKKAPLLVTQETVAAMMPGSVIVDLAASSGGNCELTENNQTIVRHGVTIIGNSNLPATMPTDASKMFGKNVLNFLKLIIDKEGKLHLHFDDDIIRDTCVTHAGELISERVKKNYLEKV from the coding sequence ATGACGATAGGCATACTAAAGGAGTCGGCCGGAGAGCAGCGTGTTGCTCTATTACCGGAGGCTGTACAGACGCTGGTGAAAATGCAGGTGCAGGTGCTTACCGAACAGCAGGCCGGTGCAGCGGCATTTGCGGATGATGAGAGCTACACGCAGGCCGGTGCAAAAACAGTTGCCCGTAGTGTCCTGCTCCGGGAATCTGATGTCGTGATAGGCATTCATCCGCCTCAGCCAGATGATATAGAGGCACTGCGTGAAGGGCAGGTGTGGATCAGCATTTTTCAGCCACTGGTCAACCGCCCGCTGGTAGATAAGTTTCTGGCCAAAAAGATTACTTCCTTCAGCCTGGATATGATTCCGCGCACCACACGGGCGCAGGCCATGGATATTTTGTCATCCATGGCAACTGTTGCCGGCTACAAAGCAGTGATTACTGCAGCTTACCATGCTCCGCGCTTTTTCCCCATGTTCATGACCGCAGCCGGAAGCATTCCACCATCCAAGGTGCTGGTGCTCGGAGCCGGAGTGGCCGGTCTGCAGGCTATTGCCACTTCCCGCAAGCTGGGGGCTGTGGTAGAAGCCTTTGATGTCCGCGCAGCTGCTGAAGAGGAAGTAAAAAGCCTCGGAGCAAAGTTTATTAAAGTAGAAGGCGCACGCGATGATGCCTCCGCAGGAGGGTATGCCGTAGAACAAACCGAAGAATTCAAACAGAAACAAAAGCAGCTTATTCATGCACATGCACTTAAGGCCAACGTGATTATTTGTACAGCTCAGATACCCGGCAAAAAGGCCCCCCTGCTGGTCACCCAAGAAACCGTTGCCGCCATGATGCCGGGTTCGGTGATTGTGGACCTGGCTGCTTCCTCCGGTGGCAACTGCGAGCTTACCGAAAACAATCAAACCATCGTTCGTCATGGAGTTACTATAATAGGCAACTCCAATCTGCCGGCTACCATGCCCACAGACGCCAGCAAAATGTTTGGCAAAAATGTGCTGAACTTCCTGAAACTGATAATTGATAAAGAAGGTAAGCTGCACCTGCATTTTGACGATGACATCATACGCGATACGTGTGTTACCCATGCTGGTGAACTCATCAGTGAGCGCGTGAAAAAAAATTATCTGGAGAAAGTTTAA
- the acsA gene encoding acetyl-coenzyme A synthetase, with protein sequence MKRIKSMDDYQQQYAASVRDPEGFWAAVAGDFVWRKKWNKVLEWDFTTPEVKWFIDAKLNITENCLDRHLPARGDKVAILWEPNNPEEECVRLTYRALHERVCRMADMLRRNGIRKGDRVCIYLPMVPELAIAVLACARIGAIHSVVFAGFSARSLSDRIEDAAAVMVLTADGGYRGAKTIGLKEIVDEALKTCTTVKKVIVLRRTGQQVDMQAGRDVWWHDEWEKASPAAEPEVMDAEDTLFILYTSGSTGKPKGIQHTCAGYMVYTAYSFLNVFQYEEDDLYWCTADIGWITGHSYIIYGPLLAGATTVMFEGIPTWPDAGRFWQIVEKHKIHIIYTAPTAIRSLMAYGTKYVTRYDLSSLKVLGTVGEPINEEAWEWYHKYVGGGRCPIVDTWWQTETGGILISPLAGITPLKPCYATLPLPGVQPCLVDEKGNELEGKAEGRLCIRFPWPSMARSIWGNHQRFYDTYFSSFKGKYFTGDGCRRDADGYYRITGRVDDIIIVSGHNLGTAEIENAMDEHPAVLETAIVGYPHPIKGNGIYAFVIPAQEIKDPDKLKEELREYVSKTIGPIAKPDKIQFVKGLPKTRSGKIMRRILRKVAEGNITDLGDTSTLLDPTVVDEIKAGMTTAG encoded by the coding sequence ATGAAACGCATAAAATCCATGGACGACTATCAACAGCAGTATGCGGCAAGCGTACGCGATCCGGAAGGATTCTGGGCTGCTGTGGCCGGGGATTTTGTATGGCGAAAAAAGTGGAATAAAGTGCTGGAATGGGATTTCACTACGCCTGAAGTGAAATGGTTTATTGATGCAAAACTGAATATTACGGAGAATTGCCTGGACCGCCACCTGCCGGCTCGGGGAGATAAAGTGGCTATACTGTGGGAGCCGAATAATCCCGAAGAGGAATGTGTGCGCCTCACCTATCGTGCATTGCATGAACGGGTATGCAGGATGGCAGATATGCTCAGGAGAAACGGCATACGAAAGGGCGACCGGGTTTGTATCTATTTGCCTATGGTGCCGGAACTGGCAATTGCTGTTTTGGCCTGTGCCCGTATTGGTGCCATTCATTCGGTAGTGTTTGCCGGCTTTTCGGCACGCTCCCTCAGCGACCGTATTGAAGATGCTGCTGCCGTGATGGTGCTTACCGCTGACGGGGGGTATCGCGGTGCTAAAACCATTGGACTCAAAGAAATTGTTGACGAAGCGCTAAAAACCTGCACTACGGTTAAAAAAGTGATTGTTCTGAGGCGCACCGGCCAGCAAGTGGATATGCAAGCCGGGCGTGATGTGTGGTGGCATGATGAATGGGAAAAGGCTTCACCTGCCGCTGAACCTGAAGTAATGGATGCCGAAGATACTTTATTCATTTTATACACTTCCGGGTCAACAGGGAAGCCCAAGGGCATTCAGCACACCTGTGCGGGCTATATGGTGTACACCGCATATAGCTTTTTGAATGTATTCCAGTACGAAGAAGACGACTTGTACTGGTGTACGGCAGACATTGGCTGGATTACCGGTCACTCCTATATCATCTATGGACCTTTGTTGGCAGGGGCTACTACAGTAATGTTTGAAGGTATTCCAACCTGGCCTGATGCGGGGCGTTTCTGGCAGATTGTGGAGAAGCATAAAATACACATCATTTATACGGCTCCTACCGCTATTCGCTCCCTGATGGCTTACGGCACCAAATATGTTACCCGCTACGACCTGAGTTCGCTGAAGGTGTTGGGTACTGTAGGGGAGCCCATCAATGAAGAAGCCTGGGAATGGTATCACAAATATGTAGGAGGAGGGAGGTGTCCCATTGTGGACACGTGGTGGCAAACCGAAACCGGGGGCATATTGATTTCCCCGCTGGCGGGCATCACTCCTCTGAAACCGTGTTATGCTACCTTACCTCTGCCCGGAGTGCAGCCTTGCCTGGTAGATGAAAAAGGGAATGAACTGGAAGGTAAGGCGGAGGGTAGACTGTGCATTCGGTTTCCCTGGCCTTCCATGGCACGCAGCATCTGGGGCAATCATCAGCGCTTCTATGATACTTACTTTTCTTCTTTTAAAGGCAAATATTTTACCGGTGACGGGTGCAGGCGCGATGCAGACGGCTATTACCGCATTACCGGAAGAGTTGATGACATCATAATTGTTTCAGGACATAATCTGGGTACGGCTGAAATTGAAAATGCCATGGATGAACATCCCGCAGTGCTGGAAACGGCTATCGTGGGATATCCTCACCCCATCAAAGGCAATGGTATCTATGCTTTTGTTATTCCGGCTCAGGAAATCAAAGACCCCGATAAGCTCAAAGAAGAGCTGCGCGAATATGTATCCAAAACCATCGGGCCCATAGCTAAACCGGATAAAATACAGTTCGTGAAAGGTTTGCCCAAAACCCGCTCCGGAAAAATCATGCGCAGAATATTGCGTAAAGTGGCCGAAGGCAACATCACTGACCTGGGCGACACCTCAACGCTGTTAGACCCCACGGTGGTTGACGAAATAAAAGCCGGCATGACAACTGCCGGATAA
- a CDS encoding permease has product MYAERFIAGKLLFNAPGSFSRFIISIAVAAVAISLAVMLIATALVSGFQKEISTKVYGFWGHIHITRYGFGQSFEENPITRHQPFYDWIDTLDNVRHIQVFANKAGIIKTENQIEGIILKGVGNDFEWDFFKKYLVRGTIFSTADSAMSRNILISSQTASRLNLDTGDVVHVYFIQTPPRLRRFVISGIYNSGLEEYDKYYALVDIRQIQKLNDWSEDLVSGFEVYLHDPGKMDASADYIYYNVLGPDLTAQTIREIYPNIFDWLELQNMNELIILILMVVVAVINMITCLLILILERTNMIGILKTMGADNLMIQKIFLYKAAYILGIGLLAGNSIGLALCFIQKYFQVVRLPEASYYVSVAPVDINWLTIIGINAGTFVICLLALIAPSLFAGSVSPVKAIRFN; this is encoded by the coding sequence ATGTATGCCGAACGCTTTATTGCCGGAAAACTACTTTTTAACGCACCCGGATCGTTTTCACGCTTTATCATTTCTATAGCGGTAGCTGCCGTTGCCATCAGCCTGGCCGTGATGCTGATAGCCACAGCACTTGTAAGCGGTTTTCAGAAAGAAATCAGTACAAAAGTATATGGGTTCTGGGGGCATATTCATATTACCCGATATGGCTTCGGACAATCGTTTGAAGAAAATCCAATTACCAGACATCAGCCGTTTTATGACTGGATTGATACCCTTGACAATGTTCGGCACATTCAGGTTTTTGCCAACAAAGCCGGTATCATAAAAACCGAAAACCAGATTGAGGGCATCATTTTAAAGGGCGTAGGCAATGATTTTGAATGGGATTTTTTCAAAAAATACCTCGTGCGCGGCACAATTTTCAGCACCGCGGATTCGGCCATGTCACGCAATATTCTTATTTCTTCTCAGACAGCCTCCCGCCTGAATCTGGATACCGGTGATGTCGTGCATGTATATTTTATCCAAACCCCGCCTCGCCTGAGACGCTTTGTCATTAGCGGAATATACAACTCCGGGCTTGAAGAGTATGATAAATATTATGCTCTGGTTGACATCCGACAGATTCAGAAGCTCAACGACTGGAGCGAAGATCTGGTCAGTGGTTTTGAAGTGTATTTGCACGACCCCGGAAAAATGGATGCCTCCGCGGATTACATCTATTACAACGTATTAGGTCCCGACCTCACAGCGCAAACTATACGCGAAATTTATCCTAACATCTTTGACTGGCTGGAACTGCAAAATATGAACGAACTGATTATTCTGATTCTCATGGTTGTGGTGGCGGTTATTAATATGATCACGTGCCTGCTTATTCTCATTCTGGAGCGCACCAATATGATCGGCATTCTAAAAACCATGGGTGCCGATAACCTCATGATACAGAAAATTTTCCTCTATAAAGCCGCTTATATTCTTGGTATCGGTTTGCTGGCAGGTAATTCTATCGGACTCGCCTTGTGTTTTATTCAGAAATATTTTCAGGTAGTGCGTTTGCCGGAAGCTTCCTACTATGTGTCGGTTGCTCCGGTTGATATCAACTGGTTGACCATAATCGGGATTAATGCCGGAACCTTCGTCATTTGTCTGCTTGCACTGATTGCACCTTCTCTTTTTGCAGGCTCCGTCAGCCCGGTCAAGGCCATTCGTTTCAACTAA